The genomic DNA CATACCACACCCTATAGCTTCGTGACGTGATAGTTTTCATTGCATATTTAACGAAATGTTTCAAGTTTAAATGCATAATGAAACTTTTCGTTTCCATTTTCCTAAAAATACCGTTATTTTTCCGTTTTGAAACCGTGCCGCCCTGCGCATATATGAATTATTTAAGACAATTTTGCCTATAATACACTGTAATTTATATTAAATTAAAAATGCGGCCCTTGATTGATTAATGTAGCGCCTTATGGACAAAACCGTGGCATGTGAATTGCTCTATTAACTATAGGACTGAGTTTTTAGCACACGTGAAACATCACCGGTATCTTCGCATGGCTGCGCTACGGACACGATATCTCGTGAATACCAGATAATCGAAGTCTATTCTTATGGAATTAACAAATGGGTAAACGTATCAGGGAGGTCGGGAAATGGTAACGGAAAACAGTATGAGTCGACGGTTGTTTGCTGAATTCTTGGGTTCTTTACTGCTGGTCTTTGTGGCGATATCCCCAACGATTCTGGGCTACAATGTTCTGGGTTCTTCCATCCCGATGGCGGTTTTAATGGATGCCATTGCGGTTGGTTTCGTACTTTTTGTCTTAATCGAAATATTTGAACCCGTCAGCTACTGTCATATCAACCCGGCCGTTACGATTGCCATGATGGCGTCTAAAAATATCGAAGTCAAAACGGGCATCCTGTACATCATTGTGCAGATTATCGGTGGTATTTGCGGCACAATTGTCAGCCATGCCATGTTTCTTGGAAACGACTTTTTTCAATGGGCGATCATCTCAGATGCAACACGCACCGGAGGCCCTTATTTTGCTGAATTTGTATGCACGTTTACGCTGGTTCTGGTCATCTATGGCTGCATGTATAAACAGTCTACACGCCCGGGACTGATAATCGGGCTTCTGGTTGGCGGGTTTATCATCACCACCTCCAGTACAATGTTCGCCAACCCTCAAGTCACTATTGCCCGCATCTTCACATGGGCGATTGCCGGGATACGCCCGTTAGACGCGTTTGTATTTGTCATCGCTCAAATTGCTGGGGCGCTGGTAGCAGTCGTGGTAGCGGCTTTCCTTTTTCCATTCCAGAAAAAGACCTAGTTCATTTAACAGGATGATGCGATAAGCCAATGGATAAAATCAGGCGCTTTAATGCAGTCAGAAAATTGCAGCAACCCGACTGTATGCCGGTGTGGCCACGAGCCAGGTCCCAGCTGATTTACGGTATGGGATGGCGTCTGACTGATATTACCGGTGACCAATGGTATGATTCGGACAAATGCACTGAAGCGGTGCTGTGGAGTCTCAAGCATATCAATTATGATATCGCCATACCCGCCTATACGGACAGCGGTTTTGGCATCCCGCCGCTGGGCGGTAAAATTTTCATACCCCCTCAATACGGAGCCTGTGTTGTCATTGCCAGAGACAAACCGGTAAAGAACAAGGCCGACTGGCGCCTGATCCAGAAAAAAATGGCCCGGCTAAATATTACCCAGGCGGACTGCCGCATGAAAGGCGCTCTAGAAACCATTCGTAGTGTAGCTGACTGCGTTGGCACATCGACCCCCCTGGTGGCCACCGGTTATCTGGCCGCCACTGCGGCCATGTTACTTTTTCGCTCACTTGATGATTTCCTGGAAGATATGATCAACGACCCCGCGTGGGCGGAACAGATGTGTGAGGTGGCAGCTGACTGGACCCTCGATTGGATCCGCGCCCAGTATGAGGCCGGCGCCAACAGCGTCACCTTTATCGCTGACTCATTCGGTACCCATCTCATGAGCCCACGGATGGGCGAACGCTTCAATCTTCCGTATCTATGCGAGCTGGTCCGGACGATCAAAGAAGAGTTTAATCAGGGTGTCTGGCTGCATGTACACGGCAATATGAATACCCCGTTGGGTTTGGCCTATTTAGAAAAAATCATAAAGGAAGCTGGTGTGGAGGGCTTGCATTTGGACGATTGTCATTCGCCGGACTGGATTAAAGAAAATGTAGTCGCCAAATTCAATATCCCGGCCTGTATTGCCAGTGACTGTCACAAAATTGCCCGGGGACCTGTCGATCGTATACGCGCAGAGGTCAAAAATGCCCTGGAAAAAGTCAGCGACGGTTTGGGGCTGATGATGGCACCCTGCTGTCAGGTGCTGCCGTATACACCCAATGAGCATTTCAGGGCCTGGGTGGACGCCACCCATGAATACGGCAAATTTCCCTTATCCAATTAATCACAGACACAATTCATCAAATTTAAACGATTATGAAAAACCAATCCAATCTGCAGCAAAAAAAAACAAAGGTATTTCTAATCACGGGGTTTTTAGGATCTGGCAAGACAACGCTCTTAAAACGCATTCTTTCCTGGCAAACAGATTTGGCAGGAACTGTCGTGCTGGTGAATGAATTCGGCAAGGTGGGCATCGATGGTGCCGTGCTCAAAGATGCCGGCTCGGATGTCATCGAGCTGACAAGCGGGTGTATCTGCTGTACCATCCGAAGTGAGCTTGAGGATACATTGAAAAGTATCTGGGAACGTTTTCAGCCACAACGCATTCTTCTGGAGGCCACCGGTGTGGCCCAGCCCAACGCCGTGGTGGAAATAGTGGAAGATGAATCCCTGAACAACTGGATGGAAATCGAGAAGGTGGTCACCGTTCTCGACATCCGCTACTGGTTGCACCGGGAGAATTTCGGGCAATTTTTCATGAAACAGGTCGAAGAGGCCAATCTTATTTTATTGAATAAAATCGACTCCGCAGAGAAAAACCAGGTCAGCCAGAGTCTCAGCCAGCTGCAAGAGGCCGTTCCCGGTTGCCGGGCCATTCCCACGGCTTATTGCAAAATTGATCCCGAAACCCTTTGGAGCGCAGACCATCAGGAAATAAAGGACCGCGGCATCGGCATTCTCGATTTTTACCAGCCAGAAGCCCAGCATTCCCATACCCATCAACACGATGCTTCCGACGAATGTACTGATGAAGTCGAAGAGGACAACGACTATATCTCGTTTGATTTCACATCGGACCAAACAATGGACGAACCGGCATTAAATCGATTCCTCGATGCCGTGCCCTGGCAGGTATTCCGCATAAAAGGGCCGGTCCGGTTTCCCGACCGGACCGTCCTGCTTAATTTTGCGGCCGGTCAATGGTCCTGGGATAAATGGGGTGGAGAGCCTGAAACGCGTCTGGTTCTGATCGGATGGCAAATCGAGGAAGAACAATTAAAGCCGGAACTTGAAAAATGTGTCGCGTCTGACTAGCCGTCAAGACTTGGCCGGGTTTAATCGCCTTCTGAAGCTTTGCTCAAAAGCTCAATCGGATGCATCACCCTGTATGGCGTCAGTTGATTGAACTGTAACCGGCAGCTCAGACAGTCGGTTATGATACGCTCGGGATCGATTTCTTTTATCTTCTTCATTAATCTGTTTCCCAGATGAACGGACGCCTCATGAAATCCGCGCTTAAAGCCCATAATGCCGGCCATCCCGCAGCATAAAAGCTCTCCTTTTATTGGCGTCAGGGTAAGACCGGGAATCATCTTCAGCAAATCCACATAAGGGCGGCCGATGTTCTGCTCGCGCAAGTGACAAGGGGGGAAATAGACC from Desulfobacterales bacterium includes the following:
- a CDS encoding aquaporin → MVTENSMSRRLFAEFLGSLLLVFVAISPTILGYNVLGSSIPMAVLMDAIAVGFVLFVLIEIFEPVSYCHINPAVTIAMMASKNIEVKTGILYIIVQIIGGICGTIVSHAMFLGNDFFQWAIISDATRTGGPYFAEFVCTFTLVLVIYGCMYKQSTRPGLIIGLLVGGFIITTSSTMFANPQVTIARIFTWAIAGIRPLDAFVFVIAQIAGALVAVVVAAFLFPFQKKT
- a CDS encoding uroporphyrinogen decarboxylase family protein — translated: MDKIRRFNAVRKLQQPDCMPVWPRARSQLIYGMGWRLTDITGDQWYDSDKCTEAVLWSLKHINYDIAIPAYTDSGFGIPPLGGKIFIPPQYGACVVIARDKPVKNKADWRLIQKKMARLNITQADCRMKGALETIRSVADCVGTSTPLVATGYLAATAAMLLFRSLDDFLEDMINDPAWAEQMCEVAADWTLDWIRAQYEAGANSVTFIADSFGTHLMSPRMGERFNLPYLCELVRTIKEEFNQGVWLHVHGNMNTPLGLAYLEKIIKEAGVEGLHLDDCHSPDWIKENVVAKFNIPACIASDCHKIARGPVDRIRAEVKNALEKVSDGLGLMMAPCCQVLPYTPNEHFRAWVDATHEYGKFPLSN
- a CDS encoding GTP-binding protein — protein: MKNQSNLQQKKTKVFLITGFLGSGKTTLLKRILSWQTDLAGTVVLVNEFGKVGIDGAVLKDAGSDVIELTSGCICCTIRSELEDTLKSIWERFQPQRILLEATGVAQPNAVVEIVEDESLNNWMEIEKVVTVLDIRYWLHRENFGQFFMKQVEEANLILLNKIDSAEKNQVSQSLSQLQEAVPGCRAIPTAYCKIDPETLWSADHQEIKDRGIGILDFYQPEAQHSHTHQHDASDECTDEVEEDNDYISFDFTSDQTMDEPALNRFLDAVPWQVFRIKGPVRFPDRTVLLNFAAGQWSWDKWGGEPETRLVLIGWQIEEEQLKPELEKCVASD